GTGGCTACCCAGGCGGAAGGGACGACGGTCATCAAGGATGCAGCCGAACTGAAGGTGAAGGAAACGAACCGTATCGCCACCACGGCGACGGAGTTGCGCAAATTGGGCGCCCAAGTGGAGGAGACGGACGATGGTCTGATCATCCACGGTCCGACCCGTTTAAAAGGCGGCGTTTGTGACAGCCACGGTGATCACCGCGTTGGTATGGCGATGGCGATTGCCGGTCTGGCGGCATCCGACGAAGTGGCCGTGCAAAATGCGGCGGCCATCGATGTGTCTTTCCCTGGTTTTGCCGAACTGCTGGAACAATTGGGAGCGTGACGGGCAAAGGGATTGATCCGGGGACTTGCAGATTCGGGTGTACCTTTTTTCCTTTCAAGGTCGCTTGTGGGAAAAAGGTCACCCTTCTCTTCCCCAATACGAGAGAGACGATTCGGAAGCGGGCTGGGGGCGCATCCTTCCCTTGTAAGATCATTTCTCTCCCCAAATCTCTCCGTTGCTGGCGGTTCATTACTATTGACTCACTCGTATTAGAAAACAGAAAATTAGGAATTACCTGTTGACCTGCCTATATGGTATGGCTATAATGAAAGTACAGTATGGTTTCTCTCCACTCCTATCCATTGGTGCACGTTCTGTGCCTGCCGCCGCAAGGCGGTTCTTTTTTTGTCCCATTTTTCATACATCTGTGGCAGGGGAGGGAGTTGGATGAAAGAGAAACCGCATATGTGGGTGATGGAAGCGGCCTTTGTCATCGGTATGCTGCTTTTGTTGAAAAAATGGGTGTTTCCCTTTCTCATATGGCAGTGGTTCGGTTCGGGCGATTCGGCCTCCAATATGCTGATCGGTACGCATATTGCCGTTGCCGTGGTGACCGCGATGGTATACGTGGGGTTGGGCTCCGTTTCCAACCAAGCATACGGTTTGTCGTTGGCTTCGGTATGGGGGATGGGAACATTGTCGCATGCCGTCTTTTTTGTTCCTGTTTTGCCTTGGACAGCGCCCCTCCGCGAAAGTTGGACTGGTTTATTGGGGGACGGGGTGCATCTCTTCCTGCCGAGTATTCGCCTTTCCTCCCTGGAAACGTGGCTGGTGTGTATTGGCTTGTTGACGATCGGGCGGGTTTTGAGAGTACGTGATACGGAAGTGGAACCAAAACCCGCGAGGTTCCCGATGGCAATCAACTCTTTCTCGGCGAATAAGGAAAACCGTTCCTGGTCAAAGCGCATGTAGCAGAAGGGGGATTACCAGAGAAGCTGTTATCAGCGGTGAAGTATATCCCGTTAACACCTTTCTTTTTGAGGGCTGGGTTGTTGACAAGCTGGTCGAGGCAGTATCTGATAAGTGGTCCGTTCGCTTTCCCGGATCGCTTCATCAGGACCCCTAGGCCTGGAGCGTAGGACGAAGGCAAAGTACGTATCGGCTGAAAGGAAATGGCCCACGAACGAATTTCTTCGCTTTCGAATAGAGGCTCTATAATGCTTGGTCAACCGGACACGGAGACAGGATATCGGAGCCCGAGGAACAAAAATTCGCATTGACCGGTGTCAACAAGGCTTACGGTCGTATTGAGAACTGAGCTTCCTGCAATCCGGGAGATGGACAAGACCCCTAAACCAGCAAAATTGGTCAGTTGGAAAAATAGCGAGACATGAGTCCCAGTGTGGTCAAAAAAAAATTCTCCCGGCTACGGCGAATGCGGCTGGTGTAATCCTGGTTACTGCACCTTATATGTCGAATTGCATGTGCTTGAATAAGTCCACATAGATCCGTAACCATGACCATCGGTTCTTGATGGTCCAGATAGTAGTCCACCTTGTCGGCGTTATCTTCGGGAAACATGGTGTGCCCCCTCCTGTATCGGTGGTCAGTATATATTGATGCTAGGCCATGATCAAATGGATGGAAGGATCAGTTTATGTAAAGGTCGATAGGGAGGCTTTAGGTTGACTCAAAGTAAAATGGAGGAGCCCGATTTGGAGTATGCCGATTCCTGTCTTATCGTCACGGGAATCGGTTTTTTATTAAATGATGGCGGCTGAAACTAGATTTTAGGAAATACCTCGCGTCCATACTGCGAAATTGCGCATGTTTCTTCGTACGATTTCTTTGATTTTCAATATTATAAACAAGTTTGCGTTACAAACCGCCTCGCTCTAGATCCTCACGCTGTCCATGCGTGACGAAACATCGTCTTCACAAGAATCGGAGGAGTAAGTTTCACCGATTTCGTCCATCATAAGCAATAGGAAAAAGTTGGGATGGAGGGGGTCGCGATGAACCTGGCGGATTTGCTGACTTACGCGGACATCGAACAATTGCGTCGTATGCAGGAGCATTATGGGGTGGAAGGTGATGCTCATTCCAAACATCATCTAATCAGTTCATTACTTCGTTATTTGGGGCGTTCTTCCGTTTTGAACACGCTGGTACGCGGGATGGAAGAGGAGGAGCGGCGTTTTTTGCAGTTGCTCTGCCTGGATTCTCGAGAAGTGTACACCATGGAAGATCTGTTGAGCAAAGAGAGGATGGCGTGGGGAAAAACTGAGGGGAAACCGCGTGAATTGGTGGGCAAAGGGTTGCGGTCTGGTTGGTTGTTTCCCGGATTTACGTCCGATTCCCGCCATTTATATCGGGTGCCACTCGATTTTCGTCAGCGCGTGATGCGCGTAATGGCGGAACTGAAACGGCAGTCGCTATCCAGCGATCAACCGGAACCGACGGTCTACCGAGATGAACAAGGATTGATCCAACAAGATCTGAACCGGTTTTTGTCCTTTGTTTCCCAACATATCGTCCAATTGACGTCTGACGGCGCGATTTACCGGCAACAGCAACGACATTTGCTGGCACAATTTGCGGTCTGCGAAGAACCGATTATGAAAAAAGGGTACCGGTTCGGTTTCGGACGTCGCTATCATCAATATCCGGACCGTTTTTCCCTGATTTACGATTATGCGTATTATCAGGGATATATCGCCGAAGAAATGGACGGTTACCTCCGTTTAACGGAAACGGGTGCAGGGAAAATAATTACTGAATGTACTGATGAAGCACCGGAGATGATCCGCTTTTGGATTCGTTTGTATCGACACCCGTTACCTTATTTGCCAGTGTTGATCCGGTGGGTCGATCTACTGGCAGGCGACCGTTGGATGTCATCTTCCGATCTGCTCGTTGCTCTGGAAGGGTGGGTACGCGATTACTACTATGAGACGAGAGAACAATTATTTCACCGTCTGTTGAAAATGATGCTGCATTTGGGGCTGGTGAGCTTGGGCGAAACCTCCGGTGGTGGTCGGCTGGTTCGTTCGACACCGTTGGGTCGTCGCTTTTTGCAACAAGGTTCCAGCTTGGGTGAACAGGAGATTGAGAAGGATTTTTTTCGTCCCTCTTCTACTCGGTAATTTTCGCTTGGCCGGAAGGAAACTTACCGGTTCCCATGGAATAAATAAAATAACAAGATATCTCAATTTTCAATCGCGGGATGGGGGGATGAACGATGAGCGACTGCGTGACGGCATCCGAGAAAAAGGAGTTCATCGAGTGGTTTTTGACCCACTATGAGCTCCAAAAACGGGAGGCTTCCTGGTTGCTTTGCTATCTATCCTCGGAAGAGCGATTGCTCCAACGGGTTCATTTTGTCGATAATTTGCGCGGTTTGCCCAAGACGTTGTTGATCTCCACAAAATGTTCCCAAATGCCCGCGTTTCGGTTCCAAAAGAATCGGAGGGTGCATACCGACGTCGAAACGGCGTTTTATGATATCCGTTCCTGTCCCGATGAAGAAATCTACATCGGACTGAGCTTCAAAGGCAGGGCGACTTGTCCCGAATATGCCGCTGTATTGGAGGGAAATCCCATGGAAAAACCAGACTTGGTTCAAGAACCCTTGTTGAGTCTGATGGCGGAGATGATCCTCGATAAAGCGGTACAGGAATTTCAAAAGAAACACCTTTATCGTCAAATTGATCAGGCGTTGGCCGAAGGAAATAAAGCGGCGTTTTTACAGCTGACAGAAGAATGGAAGAACCTGCTGGAATTCAATCGCTAACTTCGATATAATGCTCGGCGGAAGCCGAGCGATTTTTTATTTGGAGGGAAATCGATGAAGTGGAGTCAATTGGATGCGACCGAATGGGGGCGGTATGCTCCTTTTTTGGATACGCTGCTCCTTCCGGTCTTTCGGGTTCGGTTTGAGGAGAAACAACCAAAGCTGGAAGAGGCACTAGGAATCGGTGTGGTGGCGGATCGTCTGGAGCAGTCGTTGACGGGGCGGGTGCTGCTTTTGCCGCCGATTCCGTACAGCGGCGCCAGTCCTAAGGCATTCCAAGCTTATGTGGAGAGTGTTCTTTCACAGCTGGGTGATTCCTTGTTTCACCATCTGATCCTGCTCGTACCGGATGATCTTGCTGAAGAATGGGAAGAGATTCAAAGTCCTGATCTCCTCACGCTGTTGGTGGCTGGAGTAGCCGTGCACCAGTTGGTGTCGGATCAAGACATTCAAGCAGAAGCGGAACGATTGCAGGAGCGCATCGTCCGGCTTTGGCAAACGGGATCATTTGAATGAAGAGAGCGAATCAGGGAAACAGTATAGAAAGAAGTCCATGAAAAACGTTACACCTTTTTAACGATTCGGTCATCAAGCGATACGGAAGACTCCGAATTCTTGACATTCATTAAGACGGTTGGCTATCATGGATATGTCCTAGTAAGCTAGATGGTTCCGGTCCGGTGGACGTTTAACCCGCATAGAGGGAGGTCGGACGAGTCGTGAGCAAAGATCAGGGACGGCAGAAATCCGGTGTGTCCCGCCGTCAGTTTCTGACTTACACTTTGGCGGGGACAGCCGGTTTTCTTGCCTCAGGCGTGTTGTTCCCGATGGTGCGCTTTGCCATCGATCCCATGCTGAAAAAGGGAGAAGGCAGCCAGTTCGTAGAAGTCGGTGACGTGAATGAGTTTAGCGAAGAACCTCGGGCTGTCACATTCAAGGTTCACCGGAAAGATGGGTGGTACAAACCCAAAGAAGGGGAAACGCTTACCGCGTGGATTCGGAAATCACCGAACGGCGAGATCCTGGCTCTTTCTCCGATTTGCAAGCACTTGGGATGCACCGTGATGTGGAACGGGAACCCGCAATTTAAGAATCAGTATTTCTGCCCCTGTCACTTCGGGCGCTACGACGAAAACGGGGTCAACATCCCAGGAACACCGCCGCCGGCGCCGTTGGACACCTATGAAACCAAGGTGGAAAACGGCAAGTTGTATCTCGGCAAGATTAAACCGCGAAGCGGGGTGTAGGCAAGAATGTTGCGAAGCATGTACGAATGGTTGGACCGTCGGCTGGACATCACTCCGCTGTGGCGTGACGTGGCCGACCACGAGGTTCCGGAGCATGTGAACCCGGCTCACCATTTCTCAGCATTTATTTATTGCTTTGGTGGGTTAACCTTTTTTATTGTCGTGATTCAGATTTTGTCCGGTATGTTCTTGGCCCTCTATTACGTGCCGGATATTGTCAACGCTCACGAGAGTGTGAAATATCTACAGACCGAAGTGGCTTTCGGGTCCATCGTTCGGGGAATGCATCACTGGGGAGCCAGTGTGGCGATCGTGATGCTGTTCCTTCACACCCTGCGCGTCTTTTTCACCGGAGCGTACAAAAATCCCCGTGAGTTCAACTGGGTGATCGGGATGCTGATCTTCTTCGTGATGTTGGGGCTCGGTTTTACCGGTTACCTGTTGCCTTGGGACAATAAGGCGTATTTCGCCACCAAAGTAGGGGTGCAAATCGCGGCATCGGTTCCTTTTATCGGCCCGTACATCGCCACGTTCCTGCAAGGTGGAGACATCGTCGGTGCGCAGACGCTCGCTCGATTCTTCGCACTGCACGTATTCTTCCTCCCTGCGGTACTGCTGGCTCTCTTGGGTGCTCACTTCCTGCTGATTCGGAGACAAGGAATTTCCGGGCCGCTATAATGCTCACGCGTTAGGGGGGAAAATCATTGGCACATCAACATGGTGAGGGCGACAAAGAAATCATCTATGTCGGCGATTCGCGTATCCGTGCCAATCGCCCGAAGATGTACCCGAAAGATTACTCCGAGTTCCCCGGGAAAACCGAGCCGTTTTTTCCAAACTTTTTGTTGAAGGAATGGATGGTTGCGGTTGTCGTCCTCGTGGGATTCATGTCGGCTGTCATGGCTGAAGAGCCACCGCTCGGTGATCTGGCCGATCCGACCAACACCAGCTTTATCCCGGTACCGGACTGGTACTTCCTGTTCTTGTACCAGCTCCTGAAGTTTAAATGGGCAGGCGGACCTTACGTCGTCATCGGTACCGTGATATTGCCCGGTATCGCGTTTACGGCACTGCTCTTGGCTCCGTGGCTGGATCGCAGTCCGGAGCGTCGTCCGACGCGTCGACCAGTCGCGACGGGGCTTATGTTGCTCGCACTGGTTGCCACCGTCGTTTTGACCTGGGCGGCGTACGATGAGCATGAGAAGCAGCTCGCCACTCAGCCGCCGCCAGTCCAATTGGGTGGTCCGAAAGGCTCCATCGTGGCACCCAATGATCCCGGTTACGAGATTTACAAGCGGCAGGCCTGCGTGCAGTGTCACGGAGAAAAACTACAGGGGATAAACGGTCCGACCCTGATCGGTGTGGGAAAACGTCACAACAAAGAAGAGATTATCAAAATCATAAACGAAGGTCTTGGACCGATGCCACCAGGCATGTTCCAAGGAACGGAAGCTGAAAAAGAAAAGTTGGCCGAATGGCTGGCGAAACAGAAATAATAAGGGAGAGTGTCAAAAGGTGGTCGTCATGATCACCTTTTTTGCTACTTACATATTTAATTAGACAGGGTGAAACGGTATGAAGGTTTGGTGGCGTTTTTGGATGGAGCAACTGGATCGACGGTGGTTTTTATGGAGCATGCTGGTGATCAATGCGCTCGGCTCTGTCTACGGCTTTTATTGGTACCATTTGCAGCTTCAGATGACCGAGGGTTGGCAGAAGTTGTTCGTACCGGACAGTCCTACAGCCAGCACACTGTTCACATTGGTGCTGCTGTTGTATATAATAGGGCGTCGCAGTCCGCTTTTGGAAGCATTGGCGGCAGTGACGCTGTTTAAATACGGCATATGGGCGGTGGCGATGATTCTCTTGAGCGGGTGGGTAGCACCGGCTCCGTTCTTTCAGGCGTTGCACTGGACGGACTGGATGTTGATGACGTCTCATTTGGGAATGGCGGCAGAAGCAGTGTTGTACAGCCGATTTTTCACTTACCGGCTGTTACATCTGATTCTGGCTGGTGTTTGGGTGTTGCTCAATGATGCACTTGATTACGGGTTGGACATCCATCCTTGGTTGCCGCCTTGGCTGCAAGATTGGGTTCACCCGATCGCTGTGTTTACGGTAGGATTGAGCGTGGTCAGCTTAGCACTGTTCGCCCGGTTAGGTCTGGTTGAACAACCGGAGCGCAAATGGGAGCTGCCTCGGATGTTCGATCGTGGATAGCAAACCCGTCCAAACGAAATCTTTACGAAGCAACCATGGATTTATCGTTGACATTCGGCTGGTTTCCATGTATATTAACGCTGGGTTTTGACAAAATCGAATAGCGGACTCCTCTGTTAGGTGAGGCTCCTATACGGAGACAGGCTACTGCCCAAAAATGTCGAGAGACGCCAATGGGTCAACAAAAAAGATCGGATTAAGGTCTTTTTTAATGTAGCTGGGAGGCATCAAATGCCGACCTATGCCGTATAGTGCTAAAACTCAACGAGGGAGCGGTTGAACCGAATGTTGGTTTCAAATGGCATTCGGGTAGGTGTTTTGCACATGAAAACCCCTCTCGTTGACGAGGGGTTTTTTCGATTTATCAAAAATTCACAAGCAGGTTCCTTTCTTTGGTACAGGAGGGAATGCTAAATGAAAATGCAGTAATCAAGGAGGGTGAGAGGGATGAAAACAGAAACGTTGGAAGAAATCCGAGCCGTTTTAGATCGTCAGGACAAAGAAATGTTGGCCGAACACGTCAGTTCGTTGCAACCATATGATCTGTCGGAAATGCTCCGTGAGATGGATCACCAGGAACAGCTACGGTTGATCGCGATGTTGCCGTTGTCTGTCGCGGCGGAGACGTTGGAATACATCGAACCCGAATTACAGTATCGTATTTTGCATCATTTGGAGGACGAGATCACCTCTCCTTTGTTGAAGCAGATGTCCTCCGACACGGTTGTA
The sequence above is drawn from the Polycladomyces subterraneus genome and encodes:
- a CDS encoding ReoY family proteolytic degradation factor; amino-acid sequence: MSDCVTASEKKEFIEWFLTHYELQKREASWLLCYLSSEERLLQRVHFVDNLRGLPKTLLISTKCSQMPAFRFQKNRRVHTDVETAFYDIRSCPDEEIYIGLSFKGRATCPEYAAVLEGNPMEKPDLVQEPLLSLMAEMILDKAVQEFQKKHLYRQIDQALAEGNKAAFLQLTEEWKNLLEFNR
- a CDS encoding DUF2487 family protein → MKWSQLDATEWGRYAPFLDTLLLPVFRVRFEEKQPKLEEALGIGVVADRLEQSLTGRVLLLPPIPYSGASPKAFQAYVESVLSQLGDSLFHHLILLVPDDLAEEWEEIQSPDLLTLLVAGVAVHQLVSDQDIQAEAERLQERIVRLWQTGSFE
- a CDS encoding ubiquinol-cytochrome c reductase iron-sulfur subunit, producing MSKDQGRQKSGVSRRQFLTYTLAGTAGFLASGVLFPMVRFAIDPMLKKGEGSQFVEVGDVNEFSEEPRAVTFKVHRKDGWYKPKEGETLTAWIRKSPNGEILALSPICKHLGCTVMWNGNPQFKNQYFCPCHFGRYDENGVNIPGTPPPAPLDTYETKVENGKLYLGKIKPRSGV
- the qcrB gene encoding menaquinol-cytochrome c reductase cytochrome b subunit; its protein translation is MLRSMYEWLDRRLDITPLWRDVADHEVPEHVNPAHHFSAFIYCFGGLTFFIVVIQILSGMFLALYYVPDIVNAHESVKYLQTEVAFGSIVRGMHHWGASVAIVMLFLHTLRVFFTGAYKNPREFNWVIGMLIFFVMLGLGFTGYLLPWDNKAYFATKVGVQIAASVPFIGPYIATFLQGGDIVGAQTLARFFALHVFFLPAVLLALLGAHFLLIRRQGISGPL
- a CDS encoding menaquinol-cytochrome c reductase cytochrome b/c subunit → MAHQHGEGDKEIIYVGDSRIRANRPKMYPKDYSEFPGKTEPFFPNFLLKEWMVAVVVLVGFMSAVMAEEPPLGDLADPTNTSFIPVPDWYFLFLYQLLKFKWAGGPYVVIGTVILPGIAFTALLLAPWLDRSPERRPTRRPVATGLMLLALVATVVLTWAAYDEHEKQLATQPPPVQLGGPKGSIVAPNDPGYEIYKRQACVQCHGEKLQGINGPTLIGVGKRHNKEEIIKIINEGLGPMPPGMFQGTEAEKEKLAEWLAKQK
- a CDS encoding DUF1405 domain-containing protein: MKVWWRFWMEQLDRRWFLWSMLVINALGSVYGFYWYHLQLQMTEGWQKLFVPDSPTASTLFTLVLLLYIIGRRSPLLEALAAVTLFKYGIWAVAMILLSGWVAPAPFFQALHWTDWMLMTSHLGMAAEAVLYSRFFTYRLLHLILAGVWVLLNDALDYGLDIHPWLPPWLQDWVHPIAVFTVGLSVVSLALFARLGLVEQPERKWELPRMFDRG